Proteins encoded in a region of the Oncorhynchus gorbuscha isolate QuinsamMale2020 ecotype Even-year linkage group LG16, OgorEven_v1.0, whole genome shotgun sequence genome:
- the LOC124000244 gene encoding 60S ribosomal protein L3 isoform X2: protein MSHRKFSAPRHGSLGFLPRKRSRRHRGKVKSFPKDDPSKPVHLTAFLGYKAGMTHIVREVDRPGSKVNKKEVVEAVTIVETPPMVVVGVVGYVETPRGLRSFKTIFAEHISDECKRRFYRNWYKSKKKAFTKYCKKWQDDEGKKQLEKDFASMKKYCQVVRIIAHTQMRLLPLRQKKSHLMEVQLNGGSISDKVDWAREKLEQSIPITNVFTQDEMIDVIGVTKGHGYKGVTSRWHTKKLPRKTHRGLRKVACIGAWHPSRVAFSVARAGQKGYHHRTEINKKIYKIGQGYHTKDGKLVKNNAATEYDLSNKSITPLGGFVHYGEVTNDFVMLKGCTIGVKKRVLTLRKSLLVQSSRRATEKIDLKFIDTTSKFGHGRFQTVEEKKAFMGPLKKDRIAKEETA from the exons ATG TCTCACCGTAAATTTTCGGCTCCCCGCCACGGATCCTTGGGCTTCCTGCCCCGTAAGAGGAGCAGACGTCACCGTGGTAAGGTGAAGAGTTTCCCCAAGGATGACCCCAGCAAGCCAGTCCACTTGACTGCCTTCCTTGGCTACAAGGCTGGCATGACTCACATCGTGCGTGAAGTCGACAGACCTGGCTCAA AGGTGAACAAGAAGGAAGTGGTTGAGGCTGTGACCATTGTGGAGACTCCTCCCATGGTTGTGGTGGGTGTTGTGGGCTATGTCGAGACCCCCCGTGGCCTGCGTTCCTTCAAGACCATCTTCGCTGAGCACATCAGTGATGAGTGCAAGCGTCGTTTCTACAGGAACTG GTATAAGTCCAAGAAGAAGGCCTTCACAAAGTACTGCAAGAAGTGGCAGGATGACGAGGGCAAGAAGCAGCTGGAGAAGGACTTCGCCTCCATGAAGAAGTACTGCCAGGTCGTCCGCATCATCGCCCACACGCAG atGAGGCTTCTGCCCCTGAGGCAGAAGAAGTCCCACCTGATGGAGGTGCAGCTCAATGGAGGCTCCATCTCTGACAAGGTGGACTGGGCCCGTGAGAAGCTGGAGCAGTCTATCCCCATCACCAATGTCTTCACCCAGGATGAGATGATCGACGTCATCGGTGTCACAAAGGGTCACGGATACAAAG GTGTCACCAGCCGTTGGCACACAAAGAAGCTCCCCCGTAAGACCCATCGTGGTCTGCGTAAGGTGGCCTGTATCGGTGCCTGGCATCCCTCCCGTGTGGCCTTCTCTGTGGCCCGTGCTGGTCAGAAGGGCTACCACCACCGCACAGAGATCAACAAGAAGATATACAAGATCGGCCAGGGCTACCACACCAAGGACGGCAAGCTGGTGAAGAACAACGCCGCCACCGAGTACGATCTGTCCAACAAGAGCATCACCCCTTTGGGTGGCTTCGTCCACTACGGAGAGGTGACCAATGACTTTGTCATGCTGAAGGGCTGCACAATTGGAGTCAAGAAGAGGGTACTAACCCTGCGTAAG TCTCTGTTGGTGCAGTCGAGCCGTCGTGCCACGGAGAAGATCGACCTCAAGTTCATCGACACCACCTCCAAGTTTGGCCACGGCCGCTTCcagacagtggaggagaagaaGGCGTTCATG GGACCACTCAAGAAGGACCGCATTGCCAAGGAAGAGACTGCCTAA
- the LOC124000244 gene encoding 60S ribosomal protein L3 isoform X1: MSHRKFSAPRHGSLGFLPRKRSRRHRGKVKSFPKDDPSKPVHLTAFLGYKAGMTHIVREVDRPGSKVNKKEVVEAVTIVETPPMVVVGVVGYVETPRGLRSFKTIFAEHISDECKRRFYRNWYKSKKKAFTKYCKKWQDDEGKKQLEKDFASMKKYCQVVRIIAHTQMRLLPLRQKKSHLMEVQLNGGSISDKVDWAREKLEQSIPITNVFTQDEMIDVIGVTKGHGYKGVTSRWHTKKLPRKTHRGLRKVACIGAWHPSRVAFSVARAGQKGYHHRTEINKKIYKIGQGYHTKDGKLVKNNAATEYDLSNKSITPLGGFVHYGEVTNDFVMLKGCTIGVKKRVLTLRKSLLVQSSRRATEKIDLKFIDTTSKFGHGRFQTVEEKKAFMGPLKKDRIAKEETA, encoded by the exons TCTCACCGTAAATTTTCGGCTCCCCGCCACGGATCCTTGGGCTTCCTGCCCCGTAAGAGGAGCAGACGTCACCGTGGTAAGGTGAAGAGTTTCCCCAAGGATGACCCCAGCAAGCCAGTCCACTTGACTGCCTTCCTTGGCTACAAGGCTGGCATGACTCACATCGTGCGTGAAGTCGACAGACCTGGCTCAA AGGTGAACAAGAAGGAAGTGGTTGAGGCTGTGACCATTGTGGAGACTCCTCCCATGGTTGTGGTGGGTGTTGTGGGCTATGTCGAGACCCCCCGTGGCCTGCGTTCCTTCAAGACCATCTTCGCTGAGCACATCAGTGATGAGTGCAAGCGTCGTTTCTACAGGAACTG GTATAAGTCCAAGAAGAAGGCCTTCACAAAGTACTGCAAGAAGTGGCAGGATGACGAGGGCAAGAAGCAGCTGGAGAAGGACTTCGCCTCCATGAAGAAGTACTGCCAGGTCGTCCGCATCATCGCCCACACGCAG atGAGGCTTCTGCCCCTGAGGCAGAAGAAGTCCCACCTGATGGAGGTGCAGCTCAATGGAGGCTCCATCTCTGACAAGGTGGACTGGGCCCGTGAGAAGCTGGAGCAGTCTATCCCCATCACCAATGTCTTCACCCAGGATGAGATGATCGACGTCATCGGTGTCACAAAGGGTCACGGATACAAAG GTGTCACCAGCCGTTGGCACACAAAGAAGCTCCCCCGTAAGACCCATCGTGGTCTGCGTAAGGTGGCCTGTATCGGTGCCTGGCATCCCTCCCGTGTGGCCTTCTCTGTGGCCCGTGCTGGTCAGAAGGGCTACCACCACCGCACAGAGATCAACAAGAAGATATACAAGATCGGCCAGGGCTACCACACCAAGGACGGCAAGCTGGTGAAGAACAACGCCGCCACCGAGTACGATCTGTCCAACAAGAGCATCACCCCTTTGGGTGGCTTCGTCCACTACGGAGAGGTGACCAATGACTTTGTCATGCTGAAGGGCTGCACAATTGGAGTCAAGAAGAGGGTACTAACCCTGCGTAAG TCTCTGTTGGTGCAGTCGAGCCGTCGTGCCACGGAGAAGATCGACCTCAAGTTCATCGACACCACCTCCAAGTTTGGCCACGGCCGCTTCcagacagtggaggagaagaaGGCGTTCATG GGACCACTCAAGAAGGACCGCATTGCCAAGGAAGAGACTGCCTAA